A stretch of Polypterus senegalus isolate Bchr_013 chromosome 3, ASM1683550v1, whole genome shotgun sequence DNA encodes these proteins:
- the LOC120526091 gene encoding adhesion G-protein coupled receptor F3-like isoform X2 — protein sequence MQVCNVSSIDSPPRCQSIHRVHISGELTLNESPEYLQIPAKVNEFQQQANAILKPVFSVLLGYDGLSLGAPRSGSIIIPFDIFVNDVSGQINSSWLNLAVSNFKGTVSLKVTGLAKLSTTSDKVKYNEKVNFTCLFESSHQVEWSISANNNTTPIVNGSNAVLSNGPSGTYNLIVLSAIQNWQGNYTCKFQDKNITYLASTFLQIAFLPETIIGYMEPQFPDCRTPRTEQVVTVICNITNDFEQYNITWNTDRNISNILPTNPSGSVISSKNVVLLSCNKPSNLNCTFTNTMSQSKSMVIPVFVINDSSDYCNVDQNWPLALANHAAVLYNCDPGKTGNKTRRCVSKNTWGNEIDLCTTVTLNDIYKQVQVLISGQGVFKDNIASLVKNLSDTSSATNTIETVTDIGTSVLIMHSVTNAGNASDYRFKVGEMKDMATTANNLLYQNLSASWNLTTLVYNQSTASRLLASLETMSGMGDAGNHSKTNFTNVYLDMNQVNGTTSFISSFDCNVTLNSLVMNGSNITSLLFRTLSQFLPQNNDSLSQSNTVNSFIQTVTSTKDSTAEISFRLLKRRNSSYQIYCAYWDFTKNNGNGAWSTDGCEWKKSTVSTEVINCSCTHTSSFTVLMSIDPITLPYLDMITYCGLGISIFFLTACLFIEYIIWSAVVKSSISLFRHVALVNICLCLLVGNCCFLAASFINKSIKTNLCFGLAIAMHFCFVAMFFWMLCQSLMLLHQLLFVFHQLRKATYIQISFLFGYIIPAGVVLAAYFYFQDDYVNYDLCWLKYSGDLSGSIYFFVVPTLSIVAANYMTMIIVILKIMRPKVSDSSNKESKEVVKSILKAVIILTPLFGLTWALGFLTMTIDLTEGTLPEVINYAFAILNSLQGLFIFISGCLTDKKVLEALQKEINCWRSSGSATEHSVTSKSLSLKK from the exons ATGCAGGTTTGCAATGTGTCATCCATTGATTCTCCACCTAGATGCCAGTCTATACACAGAG ttCATATTTCAGGAGAACTAACTCTTAATGAGAGCCCTGAATATCTTCAAATACCAGCAAAGGTTAATGAGTTCCAACAGCAAGCCAATGCTATT ctcaagCCAGTTTTCAGTGTTTTGCTTGGATATGATGGTTTGAGTTTGGGTGCACCCAG GTCTGGCAGCATCATTATTCCTTTTGATATATTTGTTAATGATGTTAGTGGACAGATCAACTCTAGCTGGCTTAATTTAGCAGTTAGCAACTTCAAGGGCACAGTATCTTTAAAAGTGACAG GACTTGCGAAACTCAGCACAACAAGtgataaagtaaaatacaatgaaaaagtgaattttacttgtttatttgaGTCCAGTCATCAGGTGGAGTGGTCTATATCTGCTAACAATAACACAACACCAATCGTGAATGGCAGTAATGCAGTCTTATCTAACGGGCCTAGTGGGACCTACAACCTCATTGTTTTATCAGCCATTCAAAACTGGCAAG GAAACTATACCTGCAAGTttcaagacaaaaatattacctACCTAGCCAGCACATTCCTTCAGATAGCCTTTTTGCCTGAAACGATTATTGGATACATGGAGCCACAGTTTCCAGATTGCAGAACTCCAAGAACGGAACAAGTTGTGACTGTGATATGCAACATTACAAATGATTTCGAGCAATACAACATAACTTGGAACACAG acagaaatatttctaatatCTTGCCTACGAACCCCTCAG GCTCTGTCATTTCCTCCAAAAATGTTGTTCTTTTGTCATGTAACAAACCATCAAATTTAAACTGTACTTTCACAAATACAATGAGCCAGTCTAAAAGTATGGTCATCCCTGTTTTTGTGATAAATG ATTCATCTGACTATTGCAACGTTGATCAGAATTGGCCATTAGCTTTAGCCAATCATGCTGCAGTCTTATATAATTGTGATCCAGGGAAAACAGGGAACAAGACACGACGTTGTGTAAGCAAAAACACCTGGGGGAATGAGATTGACCTTTGCACTACTGTAACATTAAATGATATTTATAAACAAGTGCAG GTTCTCATATCAGGACAAGGAGTTTTCAAGGATAATATTGCCAGTCTTGTGAAAAATTTGTCTGATACTAGCTCGGCCACCAATACAATAGAGACTGTTACAGATATTGGAACGTCTGTGTTAATTATGCACTCTGTAACTAATGCTGGCAATGCTAGCGATTATCGATTTAAAGTAGGAGAAATGAAA gaTATGGCTACGACAGCAAACAATCTACTCTACCAAAATCTGTCTGCGTCCTGGAATCTCACAACACTTGTATACAATCAATCTACAGCTTCAAGGTTGCTTGCATCACTTGAAACCATGTCTGGGATGGGAGATGCAGGAaatcattcaaaaacaaattttacaaatgtgtACCTTGATATGAATCAAGTAAATGGCACCActtctttcatttcttcttttgattGCAATGTTACACTCAATAGCCTGGTAATGAATGGCTCCAACATAACAAGccttttattcaggacactcagCCAGTTTTTGCCCCAAAATAATGATTCTCTATCACAGTCTAATACTGTGAATAGTTTTATTCAAACAGTAACTTCTACTAAAGACAGTACGGCTGAAATATCTTTTCGGCTACTAAAGAGAAGAAATTCAAGTTATCAAATTTATTGTGCCTACTGGGattttacaaaaaacaatggaaatgGAGCATGGTCAACCGATGGATGTGAATGGAAGAAATCGACGGTCAGTACTGAAGTAATCAATTGTTCCTGCACTCACACATCCTCTTTCACCGTGCTCATGTCAATAGATCCCATTACGTTACCATACCTTGATATGATCACTTACTGCGGCTTAGGCATATCCATCTTCTTTCTTACTGCCTGCCTTTTTATTGAATACATTATCTGGAGTGCAGTGGTTAAGTCAAGCATTTCTTTATTTCGGCATGTAGCTCTTGTCAACATTTGCTTGTGTTTGTTGGTCGGCAACTGCTGTTTTTTAGCAGCATCGTTTAtcaacaagtcaattaaaaccaACTTGTGCTTCGGATTGGCCATCGccatgcatttttgttttgtggccATGTTTTTTTGGATGCTCTGTCAAAGCCTAATGCTACTTCATCAGTTACTTTTTGTATTCCATCAACTAAGAAAGGCAACATATATTcaaatttctttcctttttggcTACATCATTCCTGCAGGTGTGGTCCTTGCCGCGTACTTCTATTTTCAAGATGACTATGTTAATTATGACCTCTGCTGGCTGAAGTATAGTGGGGATCTCTCAGGGTCCAtctatttttttgttgttcctaCCTTGTCTATTGTTGCTGCCAATTACATGACAATGATTATTGTCATCTTAAAAATCATGAGACCCAAAGTTTCTGACAGCAGTAATAAGGAATCAAAAGAGGTGGTTAAGTCGATTCTGAAAGCGGTGATTATCCTGACTCCACTGTTTGGACTGACTTGGGCTTTAGGATTCTTGACGATGACAATTGACCTCACAGAGGGGACTTTGCCAGAGGTGATTAATTATGCATTTGCCATATTAAACTCATTGCAG GGCCTATTCATATTCATCAGTGGATGTTTAACAGACAAAAAG